One Ignavibacterium sp. DNA segment encodes these proteins:
- a CDS encoding MBL fold metallo-hydrolase — MQIEFIGGARTVTGSQHLLHINGKKILLECGLFQGKRSETYEKNKNFKFNPSDIDALILSHAHIDHSGNIPNLVSKGFNGLIYATSATVDLCQIMLRDSAQLQEKDIEFVNKKRKKKNEESLDPLYTIEDVEQAMQQFVGIQYNQAIDLFPGVRFTFRDAGHILGSAGVQLEIEESGNKKINLGFSGDIGRPDSPVIKSPDVLRDLDVLIMESTYGNRFHSPAEEVAENLASIIRETVDKGGKIIIPAFAVGRTQTIVYMLHKLSDQNRIPEIPIYVDSPLAVDATEVFRSHPECLDRETYRIFLQDGDDPFGFGRLKYIKKVDESKELNEKAGSMIIISASGMAEGGRILHHLAHNISDSKNLILFVGYAAGHTLARKIMDGNQFVNIFGEEYEVKAQFKKLDYFSGHADQQELLDYLRLNSTDTLENIFLVHGEEDMALPFREKLLQKGYKNVFFPASGEKFKF; from the coding sequence TTGCAAATAGAATTTATTGGCGGTGCAAGAACTGTTACTGGTTCACAGCACTTACTTCATATAAATGGAAAAAAGATTTTGCTCGAATGTGGATTATTTCAAGGTAAGCGAAGCGAAACATACGAGAAAAATAAAAACTTTAAATTTAATCCATCTGATATTGATGCATTAATATTATCTCACGCTCACATTGATCACAGCGGTAACATACCAAATCTTGTCAGTAAAGGTTTTAATGGATTAATCTATGCAACTTCTGCAACGGTCGATCTTTGTCAGATAATGTTAAGAGATTCGGCACAGCTGCAGGAAAAAGATATTGAGTTCGTAAATAAAAAACGAAAAAAGAAAAATGAAGAGTCTCTTGATCCGCTTTATACCATTGAAGATGTTGAGCAGGCAATGCAGCAGTTTGTTGGCATTCAATACAATCAAGCGATTGATCTTTTCCCCGGGGTTAGATTTACATTCAGAGATGCGGGACATATTCTTGGTTCTGCGGGAGTTCAGTTAGAGATAGAAGAATCCGGAAATAAGAAAATTAATTTAGGTTTTTCCGGTGATATTGGAAGACCCGACTCACCTGTAATAAAATCACCCGATGTTTTACGCGATCTTGATGTTTTAATAATGGAATCAACTTACGGTAACAGGTTTCATTCTCCTGCAGAAGAAGTTGCAGAAAACCTTGCGTCTATAATCAGAGAAACAGTTGATAAAGGTGGTAAAATAATCATTCCTGCTTTTGCTGTTGGAAGGACACAAACAATAGTCTATATGCTTCATAAACTATCTGATCAGAATAGAATTCCTGAAATACCAATTTATGTTGATTCTCCGTTGGCTGTTGATGCAACTGAAGTATTTCGTTCTCATCCGGAATGCTTGGATAGGGAAACTTACAGAATATTTTTACAGGATGGAGATGATCCTTTTGGTTTTGGCAGACTCAAGTACATTAAAAAAGTTGATGAATCCAAAGAGCTGAACGAAAAAGCCGGCTCAATGATAATTATCTCTGCCTCAGGAATGGCGGAAGGCGGAAGAATTCTGCATCATCTTGCGCACAATATTTCAGATTCAAAGAACTTAATTTTATTTGTGGGCTATGCTGCAGGACACACTCTGGCACGTAAGATTATGGACGGAAATCAATTTGTGAACATTTTTGGAGAGGAGTACGAAGTTAAAGCTCAGTTTAAAAAACTGGATTACTTTTCAGGACACGCTGATCAACAGGAATTGTTGGATTATCTGCGTCTAAACTCAACAGATACATTAGAGAACATATTTTTAGTACACGGTGAAGAAGATATGGCATTACCATTTAGAGAAAAGTTGTTACAAAAGGGATATAAAAACGTGTTTTTTCCAGCTTCTGGTGAAAAATTTAAATTTTAA